One window from the genome of Salvia miltiorrhiza cultivar Shanhuang (shh) chromosome 7, IMPLAD_Smil_shh, whole genome shotgun sequence encodes:
- the LOC130993778 gene encoding uncharacterized protein LOC130993778, whose product MSPFLFLIVAEGLNSLIEKATEKHLVCPARLGRDKIPISHLQYVDDTIFILDEDERNATVIKNLLLLFQFLSGLAVNFDKSSIMGISVNEEKVLRWANILKCKVGAFPCNYLGIKIGGRCNSIEDWNFLVDKVEKKIKGWKSRTLSLAGRITLIKSILQAIPVFQLSFSFIPKAVLSRIDSICCNFLWGEMGSRVTLRGSNGGSFMSWGEEGECRLENRGSRKGWWSRIVEKGGGGGEMVFE is encoded by the exons ATGTCCCCGTTCCTTTTCCTGATCGTCGCCGAAGGTCTGAACTCGCTCATCGAAAAAGCTACAGAAAAACACCTCGTTTGTCCAGCAAGATTGGGAAGGGACAAAATTCCGATCTCTCATCTGCAATACGTAGATGATACAATTTTCATTCTCGATGAAGATGAGAGAAATGCGACGGTTATCAAGAATCTGCTCTTGCTTTTCCAGTTCTTGTCGGGGTTGGCGGTTAACTTCGACAAGAGTAGCATCATGGGGATTTCGGTGAACGAAGAAAAAGTGTTGAGATGGGCAAATATTCTTAAATGCAAGGTGGGTGCTTTCCCTTGCAACTACCTTGGAATTAAGATTGGAGGTCGATGTAATAGCATTGAAGATTGGAATTTTCTGGTAGACAAAGttgaaaagaaaatcaaaggaTGGAAGAGTAGAACTTTGTCGCTTGCAGGACGAATTACCTTGATCAAATCGATTTTGCAAGCCATACCGGTGTTTCAACTGTCTTTCTCCTTTATCCCAAAAGCTGTGCTTAGCAGGATTGACTCTATTTGCTGTAACTTCCTGTGGGGGGAAATGGGGAGTCGAGTCACATTGCGTGGGTCAAATGGAGGGTCCTTT ATGAGCTGGGGGGAAGAGGGAGAATGTAGGCTGGAGAATAGGGGCAGTAGGAAGGGGTGGTGGTCGAGAATTGTCGAGAAGGGGGGaggtggaggagagatggtttTCGAGTAA